From the Lysinibacillus fusiformis genome, the window GTATGCACCTTTTGCATGACACCAAACTTTGACTTATTCTTGGCATCCTCGGCTTTCGCCAATACTTTTGTTACCTTTTCATCGTCTGAAACAACAAGAATAACATTTTTCATTTCAACAGCTGAACGTGATCTACTTGGATTTATGATTGCATCCATATTAAATTTAGCTGAAATGATTAAATCAGAACCTTTGACAATATGAAGCTCTGAACCTCGCATTTCCATTCTATATTTAATGCCTGTTTCTTTTTCGACTTGATCCAATATATCTTTAATGATGTCACTAACCACTTCACCTTTATAGATTTTAGAAATCTTTGTAGCGATTTTTGGTACTGAACATTTTACATTAAATTGACTTAGCAACTTCTTAATGGCTTCACCTGCAGGTATTTTATTGAATTGTATAATGGCCTCATTTTTGTTTAAATAAAAGCCATAATCAAACGCAATATAAGCGCGTGGTGATCTCCCTTTGATTTGTTCATCTAAGACAATCCCCTGCATGATTTCGCCCTTTTTCCCTTTTAAAACAACAATGTCACCTATGGAAACAGTTTGCTTTGGTAGGCCTTGCGTGTCCGTTGAAGCTGCAGAAAAATTTAATTCCATGCCAAGTGAATCAACATTGCTTGCCCAGGATAAACCGCCAACGAGATTAGATATGTTTTTACCATTAACAAATAACTCATGTGTCATTTATTAACCACCTCAATAAACTCTTTTAAATCTAATTTGTATTTAATATCTCCGACTCGATCAGGGCCGTATATGAAGTTTTCAATTATCATTAATTTATTTAACAGCTCTAAGCCTTTTTTTGTACTTACAACCATTCGTAAAGGCTTTCTTACTGTTTTATTACTCATAAAAAACTCAATTGCTTCTTTGCCTTGTACTTCACTTTTACGGAAAGGATATTTTTTCATAGGGAAAAATGAATCTATGGATAAGGTTGTTAATCCTCTTAGACCTGGGATTAGGATCTCTCCCCCTTGTATCGTTTCCATAGTTTCATGCTTTTGTGGATTATCCCACTCTAAATCAGGGGGGACAATTGGCAATTTCAAAATTTTCTTCCTGTCTTTTGTAGCAAAAACAATGTCCAAATTATCCCCTCCTTAAATATTGCTCAAATGTAGTTTTAGTAATGGAACAAGTTCATTTATCACTTCGGCTACTGTTACGCCTTTAGCATGAATATTTTCAATTACAATGCTTATTGCCCCTTTACCTACTGTTTCCGTATTGTTAGTTGTCGTTGTTGTTACAGTATTTGTTGTCACAGCTGGTTGTTGGCCCATCATTTGATCCACGTTGTCAATTGTTCCACCTGCTTGACGTATTCTCTCCGACTGACGCTGTGGAATAATCATTTCGCCTTTGTGAAGTTCGGCAATATATCCATCATAGGGAACACTATTTAAACCTGTTGCGTGAGAACCTGCAACAAAGTTTTTAACTGCGCCTATTCCTTTTCCTATTGCTCCACCAATTTTTGATACCCATTCAGGCGGTTTAAAACTAGTAATTGCATTTTTAAAATCAATGAATTTATCATAAAGACTCTTAAAAAAGCTTGTTACTGGCTGAATCTTTTGAGCTGCCCAATCATAAATGCCCCCGAATACTTCGGTGGTTTTAGCCCACAATTCTCCTGCCTTTGCCTTGACAGTATCCCAATTTCGATATAACAAGACACCTGCAGCAACTACAGCGGCAATTCCAACAACTACCCAAGTCAAAGGACTCGCAAGCATTGCTGTATTCATGGCCCATTGTCCAGCCGTTGCGAGGCCCATTGCGGTTTTAAATCCCTGGACCATAGTAGTAACTGTGGTAATAACCTTTAGTGTTCCCATTCCTGCGGCTACAACCCCTACAGCTGTACCAACGCCAATAAGAGTTTCTTTAATAGGCCCCCAATTTTCCCTAACTGTGTTACCAAATTCAAAGGCTTTTGATACAACGCCTTGAATCTTAGGCACCAATTCATCAGCTTTTTGAGCAACACCTTGTAAAAACTCCTGCGCCCCAGCTCCGTTTACAACATCAGCTATTCCGACTTGAAGTTCTCGCCAGGATGAAATTAACCTGTTTTTAAGACTTCCTTCCACTTTGGCAGAAGCTGATTCAGTTGCTCCTTCAAAATCCTTCATGGCATCTTTAGAACCAAGCATTGCGTACATAGCTCCTGCTTCAAGGTCTTCCCATTTAGTACCGAATAATGCAACGGCTAATTGGTTGGCCGTTACCTGGTCATCCATGCCCTTTAACTCGGCTGTTACTGCACTTGCAACCTCTGCTACCGATGTCTCGCCACGGTTAAAACTTTCCCATAAATCAAAGGTAGATTTACTCATAGCTGAGAATGTTTCATCTGTGGATTTTGAACCGTCCTTAACGCGTATTTGGAACTCTTTCATTACATCATTTACATAGTCTAAGTTGTAAACACCTGCTTTGGCACCACGTTCCATAATGCCGAAGTATTCCTCGGCACTATATCCCATGTTGCCAAACAGGGATGAATACTCTGCAACATTATCAAACATTTCATTACTAAAGTTAAGCCCTCTCTGCCCACCTGCAGTGAACAAATCGAACGCTTTATCTGCAGATATACCGAACGCTTCCATCATATTGTTAGTACCACGAGTGACTTCATTCACATCAGAATCAAAGGTTTTACCTAATAACATTGCTTTGGAAGTAACATTACTAAGTTCCCCATTATCGATGTTATGCATATTTTGTTTTACTCTCGCTAAAGCATTGGTTACTTCATCGATGTTTTCACCATACCCTTTGCCGAATACTTCTTTTGCAGCACTTCCGTACACTTCCATTTGCGAAGCTGTAGCACCTGTTTGGACCTCTAACATATCCAATGAGCTTCCCATGTCCAAGATAGTTTTCCCAACACTAGCCCCAAACCCTGCAATACCTGCAGCACCTAAAGCAGCCACGCCAGCTCCAACAGTTTTAAATATCCTTGTTGCACCTTGTCCAAAGCGTTGAATTTGATTTCCAACTCTTGTGATACCTCGTCCAAAGTCATCAGCCCTGTCACTTGCGCGTCTTAAATTACTAGAAAAATCCCTATCTCGTAATGTTAGAACTGCAGAAATCACGCGTTGCCCCATACTCCCACCTCCTTAGCAACAAAAAAGCTATGAGTTTGCTCCACCCATAGCTTTCATTTCTTCTAATTCTCTATCTAAACTAGCCATCATGATCAATTTTTCGTCATACCTTAAATTCAATAGGTAATCGATAGTAAAGCCCTTTTTCAAATAGTGATGAAGAAAATAAAAATCATCATCACTTTCAATTAGTTTTTTGCTGTTTTAACTGCTACTACGCCTTTCTTGAAACCTGCCATTTCCATTGCGAACTCTGCAAGTTGAGCAACCTCGCCAGGTTCAAAAATCTTATCAACGATTTCTAAAGGCTCTCGAACACCAAATTCAGCTTGAAGTGCTGTATCCTTCAAATTAGGTTCAACCATTGTGTTATACACCATGTAGGCATCTGCTGAATCGGCTGTATCTTCATCACGATTCATTTGGAAAGTTTCCATACACAGTGATTTTTCAGGTTTACGAATTAAAACCTCCGCATTCAAACGTGAAATGGTTACATCTTTTGTTTCCTGTTTGTCCACCGAATACTTTTCCTTTTCTTTTAAAATATCCGTTATTGTTAATCGTTTAGTTTCTTTTTTTGTAGTCATTTGTTTATTCCTCCGATTAGTTAAATTAACCTGCAATTTTATCCAAGAAATCATAATCAGCAAAATTGAATGGTAATTCTTCTTCCATTTTTGTTTTCTTTTCGAATTTCATTAAAGTCATGGAATTGAACGTTACCTCTGAAATGGATACACGCTCTGAACCATAAGCGTCAGGATCAGCAAGTTTACCGATAAGCTCAATGTCAGGAATAATACCTGTTTTTGCTGCTTCACCCATCAATTGCGCTCCACGTGAATACACTTTTTTGACTGTAATAGTTCCTTCACCATTCCAACCCATTAATTTTTTATGAGTGGCCAAATCCTCACACATATTTGAGTCTTCAAAATCAAAATTGACTGTAGCCTCAAAAGATTCTACGTCCATCCATTTTTCCTTGTTCACCCAAAGCGTACCGAATGTACCGTTAATCTGTTTATTCGCTTTTAATTTACTCATTTGTTACCCTCCCTCAAATGGCAATGTTGAATTTCAAATCTTCCATAGCATCTACTGGCTTTGCTGCGCCACCTAAAAACACATTACTGCTGAAAGACATCTCTTTTACTTTTTGATCGTCCCAATCTGTTGTATCAGTACCTATGCTTTCCCAGGCTAGACGTTGCGTTTCAACATCAACTTCCGCAAAGTTTTGAGCGTTAGGATCTAATATTTCCTCACTTGCTAAACCTTTAAAATATGCCCCGATAGATGTGATAAACAACACTTGATTATCATAGATATTCGGCACTTTACCGACATAATGATTCTCAAATGTGCTGAAAATATCATCGTGAATCATGTCCATGATTTCAGTAATTTTGATCTTTTTATAGTCCTCTTTCATATCACTTGTAATAGTGACAAGACTATTCACACCACGGCCAATTTTAATTTTTTCCCCATCGTTAATTAAAATGAGTTGGCCAGCATTAATGTCCTCATTTGGCGTTTCTGTTTCTGTGATACTATCAACCTCTGACAACACAAAATAAGTAGAGGATTGAGTAAATGGTAAACCTGCTAAGATTCCAGCAATTCGTGCTGTATACTCTGCAGTAGTGTAAATTCTTTCGCCTACTTTAATATTGCCAGTAGTAAAATTGATAACTCCCGATGAATCAGCTGCTTGGTTAGGTAATACAGCTTTAAAAGTTTTGTGATCGTTTGTACGTTTAGACTTAATCCAAGAAGCAATATCCTCCGCCTCTTGCGCTGTTACCTCGGGCATGGCTAAATAGTTGAAACGTCTACTTCCCGCTAGTTTAAGTATGTTTGGCAGAGTATCGCTTTCGGATTCGGTCATTCGAATAGCTATTACCTTAGACGGTGTGCCTAATAAAGTTTTTTTAATGTAATCAATATTCTTTTCAGACCAATCGCCAGGCTTTAAATCCTCAATGCTTTTGTAAACTTGAACATTACTAGAAAGAACATTGTTTGTTGTGTCGCGTAATATTAAAGTAACAATTCCTAAAGCGCTTCGCTTCATAGCTGTTACAGCCTTGCTTTTAAATGCAATGATAATTTCAGGTAATCCCACAATTATCAGCTCCTTTTCATTTTCAACTCTAATTCTTGCATCAATCCTGGATTATCAATTTCTCCATATCCTATTTCTCGTTTATCCTCAAACGAAATATCAAATTCAAACTGCAGCACACCATCAATTTCGATGAAATTAGGTTCGCCTATGTCCAAATGTCGATCTCCTACAGAAAATTTAAGATCAAATAAATTCCCTAACGCTTCTTGAACATCTAACAATTCAATCACGTTATCATTTTCATCTGTAGGAAAATAAAAAATGCGAACCGTGCAAGACTTTTCAACTTGTGTCAAATAGCCCTCACGCTTCACATTATCAAGTTCTACTTTAAATGATGGCCGTGTAAATCCTTTGCTTGCTGATTTACTAGAAACATCAATATCAATAAAGTTTGACTGTAATTTCTCATTAATTGCCGCCTTGATTTGCTTAAAAGTAATCATAATTTATTCTTCCTCAACAATTCATCTAACCATTTTACAGTTTCACTTTCTACATCTCCCGATGTCTCAAATTCTCGTATACCCTTGTCCATTGGTTTTTTACCTGGCACAAAATCACCTGTTTTATTGCCCTCATGGTCTACCATCCAGTGGCCATCCTCAACCAAATGCGCGTGAGGTGATGAATTATAAACACGCACAACAATCTCACCACGATAACCGATAAAGACTTTTCCCCGTTTCCATTTTTTATGGTACATACCTGTTTTTTTCTTCACCAGACTTCGGGCTTTTTTAGCTACTGTTGTTCTTGCCTTTGAACCAATTTTCCGCATCAATTTTGGTGCTTCTTTAGGTAATTTCTTGGTGGCAACATCATATAAATCCTGCTGAAATTGTGTTAAACCATTCATTTGAATGCTCACTTCAACACCTCCTGAACAAAGATCTCAAGTGTCTCATTGCGAAAATAGGGATTGAGAATATATTTAATTTCAAACTCATGCCCTTTATACGAGATAGGCATATCTTTTGTGATGTCTTTGCCAGCGTTGTATCGCACGATGATTTTATGCGTGACATTTGTTAAAATCGTGTCAGCAACTTGCTTTTGCAACGAACCTGTTTGCGGAATGATCGCTGCCCATATTTTTTTATCAGGTAGATATTCATAAACAGTTTCGTTCAATTCATTTTTTGTCTTTTGATTAGTGAGGATTTCAATTCGCTTATCAAGATCATAGTTCATTGCTATCCCCCTTAAAAGAACTTAATAATGAGAGTTTTATAAGCATTTTTTCAAATGCACTGGCGAAACGTTCTTTGTTGTCGTCATAACCGAAATGAGCCTTACAATACAAGATACAAGCTCGTCGAATTAAATCGTCTTCATCCACAACTTTCTCTGAACTTGCACCAACTTCGATGATTTCCCTTTTAGCTGCTGCAATCAAATCGTTTAATTCATCATCATGTTCGTCCTCGTCTAATCGCATTGCAAATTTCACTTTTTCTAATAGAGTAAGTTTATTCTCCATCACTCTCACTCGCTTTCTTCGTCTTCACAACGTCGATAGCTTTACGAAGAGTTTCCTCTTCCATTTTTGTATAGCCCTTAATCTTTAGAACTTTTGCTTCTGCAATTAGTGCTTCATCGACTTTTGCGTTCCCTTGTAGCAATTGTTTAGATACCAGCAAATAGCCTTTTTTTGTTAAGAAAGAAACACGTTCAACATCATCTGATGCGAACGTGTCTCCTATGTTGTAACCCTCGTTGTTTGTCTTGTCGATAAAGGCTCTAATTACATGATATTTTTTCACATCACAGCCTCCTTTGTAAGTTGACTTAATTAATCACTATCTTATTAAATAGCTTCTGCTTTTTTCACACGTAAGAAACCATTTTGAGCAACAACATTACCACCGATAAAGACTGACCCTCTGTGTGCAATCATTCCTTGCTTGAATTTGTAGTCAGTAGAACGTTTGATTTCTGTAGGTGAGAAAGTTGCAAGTTCATAATTTGAGAGTGGACCATAAGCCATTGCGTAAACACCTGCTACCGTTGCTGATGAAGAAATTGATGCACATGCGCTATTTATGATAAATGGTACACCATCAATTGTCCCTGTATTACCAGACGGTTTAACTTCATACACTTTTTTACCATCAGTAGTGCGGAGTGTTGCAAATGCTTTTAAATCATGTTTGTTGAGAATTAAAACTGCTGCATCTTCAACATCTTCATCTCCACCATAAGCATAAATAATGTTGTCTAAAGTGCTTGCATCAATTTTAGCAATTTCGATGTCTGTATCTGCGGAAATTGCTGATGCCGCTTCTGAAAAAATACCTACTAACCTTCCAGCTGCACCAGTACCGATTAATATTTCACGAGTGATTTTTCTTCGTAATGCTTTATTAATGCCTCCCGTAATTACATTGCTATAATTAGCTGCTGGAAGCTTCGTAACTTCTTCTGTTTCCTCACTGTACGCTGTGATTTTTGTTTTAGAGATAGTAGCGTAGTCAAACTCGCTCTCTGCTGTATTGTATTCTGCATTCTCTGAAGAGTAGTCACCTGTGCCATGTCCTTTTTCATAAGGGCGCTCATATGACTCTCCACCTTCTAATGGAACATGCGTTACACGATCAATTAATGATGAAGTTTGATTAAATGTACCTTTGATGTCTTTAGCTGTGTGCTTTGGTAACACTAAATCACCACTGGCAACAGTAATAGCTCGATTTTCTAATAAATCTAAACCACGCTTTTCAGCCTCATGTGTATCTTGGTTTTCATTTTCATCAATCGTATTATTGAAAGTATCAATAGTTCGGTTTTCAGGATTGCCGTTTACAATGTCAGTAGCTTGTTGTTGCAATTGCGAGCGACGTTCATGTGCTTCGATTTTTTCATTGATTTCACGAAGTTCTTTTTCTAAATCATCAAGATTAAGATCGCGTGTTTCATCAGCTAGCATTTCACGAATTTCAGCTTTTCGTTTTAACAATTCTTGTAAATTCATTTTAGTAAAACCTCTTTTCTCAAGTTTTTATAGTAATGTTTTAAGAAGCAATCGTTGACGACGATTACTTTGTTGTTTTGATTTAAAATGTTCTTTGTAAGGATCATGGGATCGCGCTTGTACTTCAGAATCTGGATAAGCTGGAAAAGCAACTGGTGAAACTTCTATTAATTTTGCTTTCGAAATAGTACGAATGATATTATCAATATCATTTTCATCCCATTCTTCTTTCTGCATTTGGAATGCAAAGGAGACACCTTCAACATCACCACGTCTGATAGTTTCATATGCGTCATTTCCTAGCGTTGTATTAGGTAATTCAAGTTCGAATCGTAACCCTATTTCATCTTCGTATAAGCGTAATGTGCCATTTTTAGTACGCCCTAATACTTTTGATGTGTCATGTGACCACAAGGCCAGTTGGTCATCAATTGTTAATGAATCTGTAAAAGAGCCTCGCTTGAATTGCTCTTTGAATCTTCTCCAGTAACCCATTGCGTGAGATTTCATTTCCCACTTGACCGCATAGCCACTAATAGTGCGTTTACCTTCACTTTCTTCACGTAAATCTATTTCATTCGTCGTTAAATTCCTAGTTTCCTTCATTATCGTTATCACCTCCCTCTGATTTAGTAGTGACTTGAACTGTATCTAGGCGACGAATAGGTTTGTCTCCTCCTTCAACTGGTGGTAAGTTGAGAATTCGACACCAATCATTAGGCGTAAGCGCTCCACGGTCAACCATCTGTACAAGTGCCAATTTGGTTGACATACTAGCATATTGAAGGGATGATGCTTCATAAATAATGCAGTCGCCACGGTTTCTCTCATAATCAAGAAATAGCTTTTCTGTTGTCTCATCTGCAAATTGCATGGCTACAGGTTCAATATTCATCTCATAATAAGCATTCCATTCGTCTTCATTATATTTTGCTTGGACAATGTTATCGTTGGTATTAAAAAATGAATACACGCGTTGTACGGTATTCATTGCTTGCTTATCGTCAGGTACGAAAGCCTTATTATCTACTTGTTTCAATTCGTACTTACCATCTGCACCAGCTGCACCACCTGAGTTTTGTACGGTAAGAAATTGATCATTAAACTTATCAACAGCAGCCTTCACATCTTCGTCACGCATCACTGTTGCGAATTTTAATATCCATCGAATGATTGCACTATTTTTTATAGCCTTAATAATCCCTTGATCACTTGTAGTGATAACTTCCATTAACGATGTTAACGCTGCTCCTGGTGGATCAGAAAAGAAATCATTATCATTAAAATCCCTACGCAAATGGATAATATCACTGTATGCTATCAGCTGTTGACTACCGTTAGGGAAATAGAACTTCAAAAAAATATCTCCATACATTCCTTCTTTAACTTCAATAGTGGATGATGGTAAAGGATAAATAGCAACAGGTAAAAGCGTTTCAATGTCTCTCTTTATATAAGCAAATGCATTGTTATTCAAATACAATTGTGTAGCCATTTTTTCTTGTAATACTTGCATAGTCATTAATGGATTAGGACGCTTCAATAGTCGTTTGATATGATTTTC encodes:
- a CDS encoding XkdQ/YqbQ family protein, with the translated sequence MTHELFVNGKNISNLVGGLSWASNVDSLGMELNFSAASTDTQGLPKQTVSIGDIVVLKGKKGEIMQGIVLDEQIKGRSPRAYIAFDYGFYLNKNEAIIQFNKIPAGEAIKKLLSQFNVKCSVPKIATKISKIYKGEVVSDIIKDILDQVEKETGIKYRMEMRGSELHIVKGSDLIISAKFNMDAIINPSRSRSAVEMKNVILVVSDDEKVTKVLAKAEDAKNKSKFGVMQKVHTVGKKDVAQAKNIASKMLKELNKIVETGEIELIGNDEARAGRVLVINEPITGLIGRYFIKTVNHTSNKGIHMMKLSLEVAS
- a CDS encoding phage tail tape measure protein, whose product is MGQRVISAVLTLRDRDFSSNLRRASDRADDFGRGITRVGNQIQRFGQGATRIFKTVGAGVAALGAAGIAGFGASVGKTILDMGSSLDMLEVQTGATASQMEVYGSAAKEVFGKGYGENIDEVTNALARVKQNMHNIDNGELSNVTSKAMLLGKTFDSDVNEVTRGTNNMMEAFGISADKAFDLFTAGGQRGLNFSNEMFDNVAEYSSLFGNMGYSAEEYFGIMERGAKAGVYNLDYVNDVMKEFQIRVKDGSKSTDETFSAMSKSTFDLWESFNRGETSVAEVASAVTAELKGMDDQVTANQLAVALFGTKWEDLEAGAMYAMLGSKDAMKDFEGATESASAKVEGSLKNRLISSWRELQVGIADVVNGAGAQEFLQGVAQKADELVPKIQGVVSKAFEFGNTVRENWGPIKETLIGVGTAVGVVAAGMGTLKVITTVTTMVQGFKTAMGLATAGQWAMNTAMLASPLTWVVVGIAAVVAAGVLLYRNWDTVKAKAGELWAKTTEVFGGIYDWAAQKIQPVTSFFKSLYDKFIDFKNAITSFKPPEWVSKIGGAIGKGIGAVKNFVAGSHATGLNSVPYDGYIAELHKGEMIIPQRQSERIRQAGGTIDNVDQMMGQQPAVTTNTVTTTTTNNTETVGKGAISIVIENIHAKGVTVAEVINELVPLLKLHLSNI
- a CDS encoding phage tail assembly chaperone, with the protein product MTTKKETKRLTITDILKEKEKYSVDKQETKDVTISRLNAEVLIRKPEKSLCMETFQMNRDEDTADSADAYMVYNTMVEPNLKDTALQAEFGVREPLEIVDKIFEPGEVAQLAEFAMEMAGFKKGVVAVKTAKN
- a CDS encoding phage tail tube protein translates to MSKLKANKQINGTFGTLWVNKEKWMDVESFEATVNFDFEDSNMCEDLATHKKLMGWNGEGTITVKKVYSRGAQLMGEAAKTGIIPDIELIGKLADPDAYGSERVSISEVTFNSMTLMKFEKKTKMEEELPFNFADYDFLDKIAG
- a CDS encoding phage tail sheath C-terminal domain-containing protein — its product is MGLPEIIIAFKSKAVTAMKRSALGIVTLILRDTTNNVLSSNVQVYKSIEDLKPGDWSEKNIDYIKKTLLGTPSKVIAIRMTESESDTLPNILKLAGSRRFNYLAMPEVTAQEAEDIASWIKSKRTNDHKTFKAVLPNQAADSSGVINFTTGNIKVGERIYTTAEYTARIAGILAGLPFTQSSTYFVLSEVDSITETETPNEDINAGQLILINDGEKIKIGRGVNSLVTITSDMKEDYKKIKITEIMDMIHDDIFSTFENHYVGKVPNIYDNQVLFITSIGAYFKGLASEEILDPNAQNFAEVDVETQRLAWESIGTDTTDWDDQKVKEMSFSSNVFLGGAAKPVDAMEDLKFNIAI
- a CDS encoding phage tail terminator family protein, producing MITFKQIKAAINEKLQSNFIDIDVSSKSASKGFTRPSFKVELDNVKREGYLTQVEKSCTVRIFYFPTDENDNVIELLDVQEALGNLFDLKFSVGDRHLDIGEPNFIEIDGVLQFEFDISFEDKREIGYGEIDNPGLMQELELKMKRS
- a CDS encoding HK97 gp10 family phage protein, with amino-acid sequence MSIQMNGLTQFQQDLYDVATKKLPKEAPKLMRKIGSKARTTVAKKARSLVKKKTGMYHKKWKRGKVFIGYRGEIVVRVYNSSPHAHLVEDGHWMVDHEGNKTGDFVPGKKPMDKGIREFETSGDVESETVKWLDELLRKNKL
- a CDS encoding phage head closure protein, whose product is MNYDLDKRIEILTNQKTKNELNETVYEYLPDKKIWAAIIPQTGSLQKQVADTILTNVTHKIIVRYNAGKDITKDMPISYKGHEFEIKYILNPYFRNETLEIFVQEVLK
- a CDS encoding head-tail connector protein, with the protein product MENKLTLLEKVKFAMRLDEDEHDDELNDLIAAAKREIIEVGASSEKVVDEDDLIRRACILYCKAHFGYDDNKERFASAFEKMLIKLSLLSSFKGDSNEL
- a CDS encoding phage major capsid protein, with protein sequence MNLQELLKRKAEIREMLADETRDLNLDDLEKELREINEKIEAHERRSQLQQQATDIVNGNPENRTIDTFNNTIDENENQDTHEAEKRGLDLLENRAITVASGDLVLPKHTAKDIKGTFNQTSSLIDRVTHVPLEGGESYERPYEKGHGTGDYSSENAEYNTAESEFDYATISKTKITAYSEETEEVTKLPAANYSNVITGGINKALRRKITREILIGTGAAGRLVGIFSEAASAISADTDIEIAKIDASTLDNIIYAYGGDEDVEDAAVLILNKHDLKAFATLRTTDGKKVYEVKPSGNTGTIDGVPFIINSACASISSSATVAGVYAMAYGPLSNYELATFSPTEIKRSTDYKFKQGMIAHRGSVFIGGNVVAQNGFLRVKKAEAI
- a CDS encoding HK97 family phage prohead protease, producing the protein MKETRNLTTNEIDLREESEGKRTISGYAVKWEMKSHAMGYWRRFKEQFKRGSFTDSLTIDDQLALWSHDTSKVLGRTKNGTLRLYEDEIGLRFELELPNTTLGNDAYETIRRGDVEGVSFAFQMQKEEWDENDIDNIIRTISKAKLIEVSPVAFPAYPDSEVQARSHDPYKEHFKSKQQSNRRQRLLLKTLL
- a CDS encoding phage portal protein: MGLFEKMFGKKPISQSETSTTRFEMIVDNGEGFYAWNGNLYKSDIIRAAIRPAVIAIGKLIPRHIRDNSRGMKVFPENHIKRLLKRPNPLMTMQVLQEKMATQLYLNNNAFAYIKRDIETLLPVAIYPLPSSTIEVKEGMYGDIFLKFYFPNGSQQLIAYSDIIHLRRDFNDNDFFSDPPGAALTSLMEVITTSDQGIIKAIKNSAIIRWILKFATVMRDEDVKAAVDKFNDQFLTVQNSGGAAGADGKYELKQVDNKAFVPDDKQAMNTVQRVYSFFNTNDNIVQAKYNEDEWNAYYEMNIEPVAMQFADETTEKLFLDYERNRGDCIIYEASSLQYASMSTKLALVQMVDRGALTPNDWCRILNLPPVEGGDKPIRRLDTVQVTTKSEGGDNDNEGN